A single window of Nocardioides kongjuensis DNA harbors:
- a CDS encoding NADPH-dependent F420 reductase: MNIAVLGTGMVGRAIAGRLDELGHTVVVGTRDPEATRARDEGTASYAAWAAEHPRIGLATFADAAAGAEVVVCATNGAASLDVLALAGAERLAGKVLLDVANPLDFSQGMPPTLFVKDTDSLGEQVQRAFPDARVVKTLNTLNADLMVHPETLPEGSSVFVSGNDADAKGTATALLEELGHTDVIDLGDITTARGTEMMLPVWLRLYGALGSASFNFKIVR; this comes from the coding sequence ATGAACATCGCAGTCCTGGGCACCGGCATGGTCGGTCGGGCGATCGCCGGCCGGCTCGACGAGCTCGGCCACACCGTGGTCGTCGGCACCCGCGACCCCGAGGCGACGCGAGCACGCGACGAGGGCACTGCGTCGTACGCCGCATGGGCCGCCGAGCACCCCCGGATCGGGCTGGCCACCTTCGCCGACGCCGCGGCGGGCGCCGAGGTGGTCGTGTGCGCCACCAACGGCGCCGCCTCCCTCGACGTGCTGGCGCTCGCCGGCGCCGAGCGGCTCGCGGGCAAGGTGCTCCTCGACGTCGCCAATCCCCTCGACTTCTCGCAGGGCATGCCGCCCACGCTGTTCGTCAAGGACACCGACTCGCTCGGCGAGCAGGTCCAGCGGGCCTTCCCCGACGCGCGGGTGGTCAAGACGCTCAACACCCTCAACGCCGACCTGATGGTCCACCCGGAGACCCTGCCGGAGGGGTCGAGCGTGTTCGTCTCGGGCAACGACGCCGACGCCAAGGGCACGGCGACGGCGCTGCTCGAGGAGCTCGGTCACACCGACGTCATCGACCTCGGCGACATCACGACCGCCCGGGGCACCGAGATGATGCTGCCGGTCTGGCTGCGGTTGTACGGCGCGCTCGGCAGCGCGTCGTTCAACTTCAAGATCGTCCGCTGA
- a CDS encoding inositol monophosphatase family protein, which produces MDTAAVLTLLQDVAAEVINPRFRALADEQVTEKNPGDLVTVADHESEALITAALQAAYPEALVLGEEAMAADATLLDRFASADHAFTVDPVDGTKNFVNGSPDHAVMVAEVRGGEVTRGWIWQPQHEASYVAERGAGAWRNGERLTVASAGGGVPFRTARRAWVGQELGTLGALELTWACCGVDYPHLIAGDARALVYSRSMPWDHLPGSLVLTEAGGVIGQHDGSAMQPQRLAGGLVAAPDRATYDAVVAALPI; this is translated from the coding sequence GTGGACACCGCCGCCGTGCTGACCCTGCTCCAGGACGTCGCCGCGGAGGTGATCAACCCCCGGTTCCGCGCGCTCGCCGACGAGCAGGTCACCGAGAAGAATCCCGGCGACCTGGTCACCGTGGCCGACCACGAGTCCGAGGCGCTGATCACCGCGGCCCTGCAGGCGGCCTACCCGGAGGCGCTGGTGCTCGGCGAGGAGGCGATGGCCGCGGACGCCACCTTGCTCGACCGGTTCGCGTCGGCCGACCACGCGTTCACCGTCGACCCGGTCGACGGCACCAAGAACTTCGTGAACGGCTCCCCCGACCACGCGGTGATGGTGGCCGAGGTCCGGGGCGGCGAGGTGACCCGCGGCTGGATCTGGCAGCCCCAGCACGAGGCGTCGTACGTCGCCGAGCGCGGCGCCGGCGCTTGGCGCAACGGCGAGCGGCTCACCGTGGCGAGTGCCGGTGGCGGGGTGCCGTTCCGGACCGCGCGGCGCGCCTGGGTCGGCCAGGAGCTCGGCACGCTCGGCGCCCTGGAGCTCACCTGGGCGTGCTGCGGCGTCGACTACCCGCACCTGATCGCCGGGGACGCCCGGGCACTCGTCTACAGCCGCTCGATGCCGTGGGACCACCTCCCCGGGTCGCTCGTCCTCACCGAGGCCGGCGGCGTGATCGGCCAGCACGACGGCTCCGCGATGCAGCCGCAACGCCTGGCCGGTGGGCTGGTCGCCGCCCCCGACCGGGCGACGTACGACGCCGTGGTGGCGGCGCTCCCGATCTGA
- a CDS encoding glycosyltransferase family 2 protein, whose amino-acid sequence MRVQAVVVTFNRLAMLQRLVARLQEIAGLERILVVDNASTDGTGEWLAGLDDERLRHETLAANTGGAGGFHHGLGWAVREGADLVWLMDDDGLPALDCLDLLLERQQRDGLEFCGPAVLAEQDPSRLCFPIRLPGGTRVVHDMAAVEAAAREGLIDDVVIPFNGVLVTRELVERIGLPREEFFIWGDDVEYLWRAQRAGARVATVVDAHFLHPATDDLGTPMMFGRTTYNHTASDLKHYCMARNNTLNLRTYRGWLHVLLFWLKTVWFYLFTKPQPARIPLSARAAAAGLRGDFTGHRRYLT is encoded by the coding sequence GTGCGAGTCCAGGCCGTCGTGGTGACCTTCAACAGGTTGGCGATGCTGCAGCGACTCGTCGCGCGGCTGCAGGAGATCGCCGGCCTGGAGCGCATCCTCGTCGTCGACAACGCCTCGACGGACGGCACGGGGGAGTGGCTGGCCGGGCTGGACGACGAGCGGCTGCGCCACGAGACCCTGGCGGCCAACACCGGTGGTGCCGGCGGCTTCCACCACGGGCTCGGCTGGGCGGTGCGCGAGGGCGCCGACCTGGTGTGGCTGATGGACGACGACGGGCTGCCGGCCCTCGACTGCCTCGACCTCCTGCTGGAGCGGCAGCAGCGCGACGGCCTGGAGTTCTGCGGCCCGGCTGTGCTGGCCGAGCAGGACCCGTCGCGGCTGTGCTTCCCGATCCGGCTCCCGGGCGGCACGCGGGTCGTGCACGACATGGCCGCCGTCGAGGCGGCGGCGCGCGAGGGCCTGATCGACGACGTCGTGATCCCGTTCAACGGCGTGCTCGTCACCCGCGAGCTGGTCGAGCGGATCGGCCTGCCCCGCGAGGAGTTCTTCATCTGGGGCGACGACGTCGAGTACCTGTGGCGCGCGCAGCGGGCCGGCGCCCGGGTCGCCACCGTCGTGGATGCCCACTTCCTGCACCCGGCCACCGACGACCTCGGCACGCCGATGATGTTCGGGCGCACGACGTACAACCACACCGCGAGCGACCTCAAGCACTACTGCATGGCGCGCAACAACACGCTGAACCTGCGCACCTACCGCGGCTGGCTGCACGTGCTGCTGTTCTGGCTGAAGACCGTGTGGTTCTACCTGTTCACGAAGCCGCAGCCGGCGCGGATCCCGCTGAGCGCCCGCGCCGCGGCCGCCGGCCTGCGCGGCGACTTCACCGGCCACCGGAGGTACCTGACGTGA
- a CDS encoding glycosyltransferase, which produces MSSEARSARASTTEARVAVVVVTFNRADLLERMLAGLGALDRAPDAVFVVNNASTDHTREVLERSALAGLVPIHTTDNLGGAGGFRLGLQTAYDRGFDVMWLMDDDVVPAPDCLTRLLEADGSCLIAVREDLTGRLVEKAALRFDLRNPLAIRPKTASIDSTYASRAAMPASVEVENVAFEGFLVRREVIDRIGLPDASFFIFYDDVDFAIRARRAGFAIRAVRDAVLVRQLDFDQQHDLAGWKGYYMYRNLFVVHFRYGENLLVRLKPALIALVVVLLSPLRGGRAEAANVTRALRDGWRMRALPTR; this is translated from the coding sequence GTGAGCTCCGAGGCTCGCTCCGCTCGCGCCTCGACCACCGAGGCACGGGTGGCCGTCGTCGTCGTGACGTTCAACCGGGCCGACCTGCTCGAGCGGATGCTGGCCGGTCTCGGTGCGCTCGACCGTGCGCCGGACGCGGTGTTCGTGGTCAACAACGCCAGCACCGACCACACCCGCGAGGTGCTCGAGCGCAGCGCCCTCGCCGGTCTGGTGCCGATCCACACGACCGACAACCTCGGGGGAGCCGGCGGCTTCCGGCTGGGCCTGCAGACCGCCTACGACCGGGGCTTCGACGTGATGTGGCTGATGGACGACGACGTCGTCCCGGCTCCGGACTGCCTGACCAGGCTGCTCGAGGCCGACGGCTCCTGCCTGATCGCGGTCCGCGAGGACCTGACCGGCAGGCTCGTCGAGAAGGCGGCGCTGCGCTTCGACCTGCGCAACCCGCTCGCGATCCGGCCGAAGACGGCGAGCATCGACTCGACGTACGCCAGTCGTGCGGCGATGCCGGCCAGCGTCGAGGTCGAGAACGTCGCCTTCGAGGGCTTCCTGGTCCGCCGGGAGGTGATCGACCGGATCGGCCTGCCGGACGCGTCCTTCTTCATCTTCTACGACGACGTCGACTTCGCGATCCGGGCCCGTCGCGCGGGCTTCGCGATCCGGGCGGTGCGCGACGCCGTCCTCGTGCGCCAGCTCGACTTCGACCAGCAGCACGACCTCGCCGGCTGGAAGGGGTACTACATGTACCGCAACCTGTTCGTCGTGCACTTCCGGTACGGCGAGAACCTGCTCGTGCGGCTCAAGCCCGCGCTGATCGCACTGGTCGTGGTGCTGCTCAGTCCGCTGCGGGGCGGTCGGGCAGAGGCAGCGAACGTGACGCGAGCGCTTCGGGATGGCTGGCGGATGCGGGCTCTCCCGACTCGCTGA
- a CDS encoding phosphatase PAP2 family protein, whose amino-acid sequence MYTHQSTGRGAPSFALAWLAGLGLAVATVAFSRFEDIPIKDPDSLIPGYIRFPAIVLGAIALDVVPHTFMAAGRPGGGWLSRIRTAFRTVMRERWPLSHWKFALNGVIAWYLCYAAFRNVKSMAPFVHEKIYDDPLAEIDKFLFAGHDPAAVLHAWFGTGIAAHFFSSVYIVWIALVPVSIAIALVWTRQTRAGEWYVTAVAVDWALGALLYVLVPTVGPIYSDSSTFADLPDTYVSKLADSMWTDRVDTLATHGESGLQTIAAFASLHVGIMMTICLIVQAVKLARWVRIGAWTFFGLTVLATVYLGWHFFVDVIAGAALGAFAVWIAGIATGNRVGLRVRLVPEVSESGEPASASHPEALASRSLPLPDRPAAD is encoded by the coding sequence GTGTATACCCACCAGTCGACCGGACGCGGCGCGCCATCCTTTGCCCTTGCCTGGCTCGCCGGCCTCGGTCTGGCCGTAGCCACGGTGGCGTTCTCCAGGTTCGAGGACATCCCGATCAAGGACCCCGACAGCCTCATCCCGGGCTACATCCGGTTCCCCGCGATCGTCCTCGGTGCCATCGCCCTCGACGTGGTGCCCCACACCTTCATGGCCGCCGGGCGTCCGGGCGGCGGCTGGCTGAGCCGGATCCGCACCGCCTTCCGCACCGTGATGCGGGAGCGCTGGCCGCTGTCGCACTGGAAGTTCGCGCTCAACGGCGTGATCGCGTGGTACCTGTGCTACGCCGCCTTCCGCAACGTGAAGAGCATGGCGCCGTTCGTCCACGAGAAGATCTACGACGACCCGCTGGCCGAGATCGACAAGTTCCTCTTCGCCGGCCACGACCCGGCCGCCGTGCTGCACGCATGGTTCGGCACCGGCATCGCCGCCCACTTCTTCTCGTCGGTCTACATCGTGTGGATCGCGCTGGTCCCGGTGTCGATCGCGATCGCCCTGGTCTGGACCCGGCAGACGCGCGCGGGTGAGTGGTACGTCACGGCCGTCGCGGTCGACTGGGCGCTCGGGGCGCTGCTCTACGTGCTGGTCCCGACGGTCGGACCGATCTACTCCGACAGCAGCACCTTCGCGGACCTGCCCGACACCTACGTCAGCAAGCTCGCCGACTCGATGTGGACCGACCGGGTCGACACCCTCGCCACCCACGGCGAGTCGGGCCTGCAGACGATCGCAGCGTTCGCGTCCCTGCACGTCGGCATCATGATGACGATCTGCCTCATCGTGCAGGCGGTCAAGCTGGCCCGCTGGGTCCGGATCGGCGCGTGGACCTTCTTCGGCCTGACCGTGCTCGCCACTGTCTACCTCGGCTGGCACTTCTTCGTCGACGTGATCGCCGGCGCCGCGCTCGGAGCGTTCGCGGTGTGGATCGCCGGCATCGCGACCGGCAACCGGGTCGGCCTGCGTGTGCGCCTGGTGCCGGAGGTCAGCGAGTCGGGAGAGCCCGCATCCGCCAGCCATCCCGAAGCGCTCGCGTCACGTTCGCTGCCTCTGCCCGACCGCCCCGCAGCGGACTGA
- the glf gene encoding UDP-galactopyranose mutase, whose protein sequence is MSLTSSNPDLPDLVVVGSGFFGLTIAERCAADLGLKVLVLERRYHLGGNAYSEFDPETGIEVHKYGTHLFHTSNERVWEYVNRFTEFTSYQHRVFGRYQGQVYSLPMNLALINSFFGKSHTPDEARALIAEQASEIDTKDAKNLEEKAISLIGRPLYEAFIKGYTAKQWQTDPTELSADIITRLPVRYNFDNRYFNDTYEGLPVDGYTAWLSRMAEHPNIEVRVDTDFFDVADDYKGKVPIVYTGPVDEYFDNREGRLSWRTVDLVQETLDVDDYQGTGVVNANDADVPFTRELEFKHLHPERAASYKPGRTVVVREYSRFAEEGDEPYYPINTAEDRAKLLKYRDLAEKEPMVLFGGRLGTYKYLDMHMAIASALSMYDNKLKPHFADGAELKSGGVDA, encoded by the coding sequence GTGTCTCTCACCTCGTCGAACCCCGACCTCCCTGACCTGGTCGTCGTCGGCTCCGGATTCTTCGGCCTGACCATCGCGGAGCGGTGCGCTGCCGACCTCGGGCTCAAGGTCCTGGTCCTCGAGCGCCGCTACCACCTCGGGGGCAACGCCTACAGCGAGTTCGACCCCGAGACGGGCATCGAGGTGCACAAGTACGGCACCCACCTGTTCCACACCAGCAACGAGCGCGTGTGGGAGTACGTCAACCGGTTCACCGAGTTCACCAGCTACCAGCACCGGGTGTTCGGTCGCTACCAGGGGCAGGTCTACTCCCTGCCGATGAACCTCGCGCTGATCAACAGCTTCTTCGGCAAGAGCCACACGCCGGACGAGGCCCGGGCGCTCATCGCGGAGCAGGCCAGCGAGATCGACACCAAGGACGCGAAGAACCTCGAGGAGAAGGCGATCAGCCTGATCGGGCGCCCGCTCTACGAGGCGTTCATCAAGGGCTACACCGCCAAGCAGTGGCAGACCGACCCCACCGAGCTGAGCGCGGACATCATCACCCGGCTCCCGGTGCGCTACAACTTCGACAACCGGTACTTCAACGACACCTACGAGGGCCTCCCGGTCGACGGCTACACCGCCTGGCTGTCCCGGATGGCCGAGCACCCGAACATCGAGGTGCGGGTCGACACCGACTTCTTCGACGTCGCCGACGACTACAAGGGCAAGGTCCCGATCGTCTACACCGGCCCGGTCGACGAGTACTTCGACAACCGCGAGGGTCGCCTGTCGTGGCGCACCGTCGACCTGGTCCAGGAGACGCTCGACGTCGACGACTACCAGGGCACCGGCGTCGTCAACGCCAACGACGCGGACGTCCCGTTCACCCGCGAGCTCGAGTTCAAGCACCTGCACCCGGAGCGGGCGGCGTCGTACAAGCCGGGCCGCACGGTCGTCGTGCGCGAGTACAGCCGGTTCGCCGAGGAGGGCGACGAGCCCTACTACCCGATCAACACGGCCGAGGACCGGGCCAAGCTGCTCAAGTACCGCGACCTCGCCGAGAAGGAGCCGATGGTGCTCTTCGGCGGCCGCCTCGGCACCTACAAGTACCTCGACATGCACATGGCGATCGCCTCGGCGCTCTCCATGTACGACAACAAGCTCAAGCCGCACTTCGCCGACGGTGCCGAGCTCAAGAGTGGTGGGGTGGACGCATGA
- a CDS encoding glycosyltransferase, giving the protein MSTADTGTVQRLLQRQILPLDTDPDVLPLYLDCEEPNLDEDKYVVGGSRAAKELNNASIRQKTATGRTVRPDQVLSRTAVLVPSGEKVSFGTYFNAFPASYWRRWSVVDAVTLTVTVRGSGATVIVNKSMANGRQQKVDSGVTEAEGPTTLTFQLPLGPFIDGGWYWYDVVAGHGDVTVESAEWTAAVPADRAEHGTVDLAITTMNRPDFCAKLLAQLGTPELLPYLDTVFVMEQGTQLVRDSEFFPGAEAGLDGRLKVLQQGNLGGSGGYARGQLESVRKGTATYAMMMDDDVVCEPEGIIRAVTFGDLAKRPTIVGGHMFSLYAKSRLHSFGEIVQPYRFWWMSPKDGFQDWDFGARNLRSARWLHKRQDVDFNGWFMCMIPRQVLEDIGLSLPLFIKWDDSEYGLRAKAAGVPTVTFPGAAVWHVPWTDKNDALDWQAYFHQRNRFVAALLHSGYPRGGRLLQESFAFDLAHLVSMQYSTVELRIQALEDVLAGPQGLHGMLGTRLGEVNAFRKQFSDAQLHADPDDFPPVRREKPPRKGKDLSDVPGRLSKAITAGLAPIRQLKKPRDLSREFPEVEIRAMDAKWYRIAGFDSAIVSMNDGTSAALYQRDRERYKALVRRTVQLHNRFRRDWDEIAAQYRSALGDITSPDTWEKTFAPWIEGSDVTEGEGR; this is encoded by the coding sequence ATGAGCACCGCTGACACGGGGACGGTGCAGCGCCTGCTGCAGCGCCAGATCCTGCCGCTGGACACCGACCCGGACGTCCTGCCGCTCTACCTCGACTGCGAGGAGCCGAACCTCGACGAGGACAAGTACGTCGTCGGCGGGTCGCGTGCGGCCAAGGAGCTGAACAACGCCTCGATCCGGCAGAAGACCGCGACCGGACGCACGGTCCGGCCCGACCAGGTGCTCTCCCGCACCGCCGTCCTGGTGCCGTCGGGGGAGAAGGTGTCGTTCGGCACCTACTTCAACGCGTTCCCGGCCAGCTACTGGCGCCGGTGGAGCGTCGTCGACGCCGTCACGCTGACCGTCACGGTCCGCGGCTCGGGCGCGACCGTCATCGTCAACAAGTCGATGGCCAACGGACGCCAGCAGAAGGTCGACAGCGGCGTCACCGAGGCCGAGGGCCCGACCACGCTCACCTTCCAGCTGCCGCTCGGCCCGTTCATCGACGGCGGCTGGTACTGGTACGACGTCGTGGCCGGTCACGGCGACGTCACCGTCGAGTCGGCCGAGTGGACCGCCGCCGTCCCTGCCGACCGGGCCGAGCACGGCACCGTCGACCTGGCGATCACCACGATGAACCGCCCGGACTTCTGCGCCAAGCTGCTCGCCCAGCTCGGCACCCCCGAGCTGCTGCCCTACCTCGACACCGTCTTCGTGATGGAGCAGGGCACCCAGCTGGTCCGCGACAGCGAGTTCTTCCCCGGCGCCGAGGCCGGCCTCGACGGCCGGCTCAAGGTGCTCCAGCAGGGCAACCTCGGCGGCTCGGGCGGCTACGCCCGCGGTCAGCTCGAGTCGGTGCGTAAGGGCACCGCGACGTACGCGATGATGATGGACGACGACGTCGTCTGCGAGCCCGAGGGCATCATCCGCGCGGTCACCTTCGGCGACCTGGCCAAGCGTCCGACCATCGTCGGTGGCCACATGTTCAGCCTCTACGCCAAGAGCCGGCTGCACAGCTTCGGCGAGATCGTCCAGCCCTACCGGTTCTGGTGGATGTCGCCCAAGGACGGCTTCCAGGACTGGGACTTCGGCGCCCGCAACCTGCGCTCCGCGCGGTGGCTGCACAAGCGCCAGGACGTCGACTTCAACGGCTGGTTCATGTGCATGATCCCGCGCCAGGTGCTCGAGGACATCGGCCTGTCGCTGCCACTGTTCATCAAGTGGGACGACTCCGAGTACGGCCTGCGCGCCAAGGCGGCCGGCGTGCCCACCGTCACCTTCCCGGGGGCCGCGGTCTGGCACGTCCCGTGGACCGACAAGAACGACGCCCTCGACTGGCAGGCCTACTTCCACCAGCGCAACCGGTTCGTCGCGGCGCTGCTGCACTCCGGCTACCCGCGTGGTGGCCGGCTGCTCCAGGAGAGCTTCGCCTTCGACCTGGCCCACCTCGTCTCCATGCAGTACTCCACGGTGGAGCTGCGCATCCAGGCGCTCGAGGACGTCCTCGCCGGACCGCAGGGCCTGCACGGCATGCTCGGCACCCGCCTCGGTGAGGTCAACGCCTTCCGCAAGCAGTTCTCCGACGCGCAGCTGCACGCCGACCCCGACGACTTCCCGCCCGTGCGGCGCGAGAAGCCCCCGCGCAAGGGCAAGGACCTCAGCGACGTCCCCGGCCGCCTGTCCAAGGCGATCACCGCGGGCCTGGCGCCGATCCGGCAGCTGAAGAAGCCGCGTGACCTGTCCCGCGAGTTCCCGGAGGTCGAGATCCGTGCGATGGACGCGAAGTGGTACCGGATCGCGGGCTTCGACTCCGCGATCGTCTCGATGAACGACGGCACCTCCGCGGCGCTCTACCAGCGCGACCGCGAGCGCTACAAGGCGCTGGTCCGTCGTACCGTCCAGCTCCACAACCGGTTCCGGCGCGACTGGGACGAGATCGCCGCGCAGTACCGCTCGGCGCTCGGCGACATCACCTCGCCCGACACCTGGGAGAAGACCTTCGCTCCGTGGATCGAGGGGAGCGACGTGACCGAGGGGGAGGGCCGATGA
- a CDS encoding ABC transporter permease codes for MTTDAPGARAIDDDEPGLPPLRPPSAENGLLGVFRRRYLLRLLVTREISARYQGSFLGLLWSYINPLTQFFIYFFVVGYIFNLHANIPNFAIHLFAGLTVVHFFTETFGAGTRSIVRNRALVVKMAMPREMFPVATMMVSLYHVLPQLVILTIASLMSGWMPEPVDLIALVLGLLICGLLGLAGALFFSAANVFFSDFGNIVSVFNNFVRWGVPMMYSYSMVDDRFGRFAQYYLYNPLADAVLLFQRAFWVGTVPPGHEAVRAMPDHLIVHGFIILVASVGVLAAAQFVFSRLENKIPERL; via the coding sequence ATGACCACCGACGCACCCGGCGCCCGGGCCATCGACGACGACGAGCCCGGCCTCCCGCCGCTGCGACCGCCGTCAGCGGAGAACGGCCTGCTCGGGGTCTTCCGGCGCCGCTACCTGCTCCGGCTGCTGGTGACCCGCGAGATCAGCGCGCGCTACCAGGGCTCGTTCCTGGGCCTGCTGTGGTCGTACATCAACCCGCTGACGCAGTTCTTCATCTACTTCTTCGTCGTCGGGTACATCTTCAACCTGCACGCGAACATCCCGAACTTCGCCATCCACCTCTTCGCCGGGCTCACGGTGGTGCACTTCTTCACCGAGACCTTCGGGGCGGGGACGCGGTCCATCGTGCGCAACCGCGCCCTCGTGGTGAAGATGGCGATGCCACGGGAGATGTTCCCCGTCGCCACGATGATGGTGTCGCTCTACCACGTCCTGCCCCAGCTCGTGATCCTCACCATCGCGTCGCTGATGTCGGGCTGGATGCCGGAGCCGGTCGACCTGATCGCGCTGGTCCTCGGCCTGCTGATCTGCGGCCTGCTCGGCCTCGCCGGTGCGCTCTTCTTCAGCGCCGCCAACGTCTTCTTCAGCGACTTCGGCAACATCGTCAGCGTCTTCAACAACTTCGTCCGCTGGGGCGTGCCGATGATGTACTCGTACTCGATGGTCGACGACCGGTTCGGCCGCTTCGCCCAGTACTACCTCTACAACCCGCTGGCCGACGCCGTCCTGCTGTTCCAGCGGGCGTTCTGGGTCGGCACCGTGCCGCCGGGGCACGAGGCGGTCCGAGCGATGCCCGACCACCTCATCGTGCACGGTTTCATCATCCTCGTCGCGTCGGTCGGCGTGCTCGCCGCTGCCCAGTTCGTCTTCAGCCGTCTCGAGAACAAGATCCCGGAGCGCCTCTGA
- a CDS encoding ABC transporter ATP-binding protein, whose translation MAKSIVVENATKYFTLRYHRTFKEVTVAKAKGRKTGETFRAVDDVSFSVDIGESVGIMGLNGSGKSTLLKMINGVMRPDEGSILTRGRIAGLIATGAGFHNQLTGRENLYLNAAILGMSEQEIKRKFDSIVDFADLGATLDGPVGHYSSGQKARLGFAIAIHVDSDIFLADEVLAVGDKPFRVKCMKKMREIRNSGDRTLFYVSHSPESVIKMCNRVLVLEKGRLGFDGDPVEAVHYLRYDEDDDLDDDSLANDI comes from the coding sequence ATGGCCAAGTCGATCGTGGTGGAGAACGCCACCAAGTACTTCACCCTGCGCTACCACCGCACCTTCAAGGAGGTCACGGTCGCGAAGGCCAAGGGCCGCAAGACAGGCGAGACCTTCCGCGCCGTCGACGACGTGTCCTTCAGCGTCGACATCGGCGAGTCGGTCGGGATCATGGGGCTCAACGGCTCCGGCAAGAGCACGCTGCTCAAGATGATCAACGGCGTGATGCGGCCCGACGAGGGCTCGATCCTCACCCGCGGGCGGATCGCGGGCCTGATCGCCACCGGCGCCGGCTTCCACAACCAGCTCACCGGGCGCGAGAACCTGTACCTCAACGCCGCGATCCTGGGCATGAGCGAGCAGGAGATCAAGCGGAAGTTCGACTCGATCGTCGACTTCGCCGACCTCGGCGCCACCCTCGACGGACCGGTCGGCCACTACTCCTCCGGCCAGAAGGCACGACTGGGCTTCGCCATCGCGATCCACGTCGACTCCGACATCTTCCTGGCCGACGAGGTGCTGGCCGTCGGTGACAAGCCGTTCCGGGTCAAGTGCATGAAGAAGATGCGCGAGATCCGCAACAGCGGCGACCGCACCCTCTTCTACGTCAGCCACTCCCCGGAGTCGGTCATCAAGATGTGCAACCGCGTCCTGGTCCTGGAGAAGGGACGCCTCGGCTTCGACGGCGACCCGGTCGAGGCGGTCCACTACCTGCGCTACGACGAGGACGACGACCTCGACGACGACTCGCTCGCCAACGACATCTGA